A portion of the Parasteatoda tepidariorum isolate YZ-2023 chromosome 5, CAS_Ptep_4.0, whole genome shotgun sequence genome contains these proteins:
- the LOC122270782 gene encoding uncharacterized protein: MFFLRGYLDGEAKRIVDGINITAETYATAKDILKSKYGDKDKIIQAHLDYLENLKPVKSHSPAAINELYIDCNRRIQALDALGEKTQSYGRILAPKILRAFPHEIYRNWIVHAKRENFAESDISKLMKFLSEEVEGAITASNIKGSLSPDYPIKSALENFNVNSKSVTKSKTMSPFCPFCETVGHWPQQCNVVTDIDVRIQKLKTSNRCFLCTNRGHTKKNCHRRENFGCSKCKRKHYTSICKPLTNEQPVATSINKIDVSPSSFVHLQTARVFITGPTGITKLTRCLLDAGSQSCFVSSNLVDTLKFPVISTRHLDIQAFESPANVDTSKDKPNFSYQVSGTNLKLILLHLKAPTNMHHTYLHQRMFHSLLKTSE, encoded by the coding sequence ATGTTTTTTTTGCGGGGATATTTAGATGGAGAAGCAAAACGAATAGTTGATGGAATTAATATAACTGCAGAAACATATGCAACAGCAAaggatattttgaaatcaaaatatggcgataaagataaaataatacagGCTCATCTCGATTATTTAGAAAACCTAAAACCTGTCAAAAGTCACTCTCCAGCAGCAATAAATGAGTTATATATTGATTGTAATCGAAGAATACAGGCTTTAGATGCTTTAGGAGAAAAAACTCAGTCATACGGAAGAATTTTGGCTCCTAAAATACTTCGTGCTTTTCCTCATGAAATCTATCGTAATTGGATTGTGCACGCCAAACGTGAAAATTTTGCCGAAAgcgatatttcaaaattaatgaaatttttatccgAAGAGGTCGAGGGAGCAATTACTGCAAGTAATATTAAAGGTTCACTATCTCCAGACTATCCAATTAAATCCgccttagaaaattttaatgtgaattctAAATCAGTTACCAAAAGTAAAACAATGTCACCCTTTTGTCCTTTCTGTGAAACTGTCGGACATTGGCCTCAACAGTGCAATGTTGTAACGGACATAGACGTGCGCATACAGAAATTGAAGACTAGTAATAGATGTTTTTTGTGCACTAACCGAGGACAtaccaaaaaaaattgccatCGTAGAGAAAATTTTGGCTGTTCCAAATGCAAGAGAAAGCACTATACATCAATATGCAAACCTCTAACCAATGAGCAGCCTGTGGCTACATCTATAAACAAAATTGATGTATCGCCTTCCAGTTTCGTTCATTTGCAAACTGCACGAGTTTTCATAACTGGGCCCACTGGCATTACAAAGCTGACACGTTGCCTTTTAGATGCTGGAAGTCAATCTTGTTTCGTTTCTTCTAATCTTGtggatactttaaaatttccagTCATTTCAACTAGACATTTGGACATTCAAGCCTTCGAATCCCCAGCTAATGTCGATACAAGCAAAGACAAGCCAAATTTCAGTTATCAAGTATCTGGGACAAATCTAAAGTTAATATTACTGCATTTGAAAGCTCCAACAAATATGCATCACACCTACCTTCATCAACGGATGTTTCACTCTTTGCTAAAAACAAGCGAATGA
- the LOC122270781 gene encoding uncharacterized protein: protein MKLADPDDSFSNLPIEILIGADFYWIVMNSEAPVRLSDSLALLPSSFGWVLSGTRSHATVSFISTVHNVDVDTSTQELDNVVRNVWNLESIGMQPTQEKISPHNSELLTNFHQSFEIIDGRRVVKLPWKPEVQLSSNNYEVAIQRFKSLTRKMHANSEFKEKYIEHMQDYIDKKHVEVVSETHNEEGLYYLPHHAVKKITNGETKWRIVFDASSHSPGHPSLNDALEVGPNLLPDILATLLRFRLSKIAITSDGRQAFLQLILAEEDRDATRFIWYNTTYTPDGKLCTEDKIVTYRFTRLPFGLVSSPFLLAASLRELATKHKQAYPTATRHIENNTYMDDFDNIINIRIGDIVLLQEDVRPRHMWKKARVVNLHEGRDGKIRSCELRVNGHNITRPVALVIPLEVDQGGEDVEV from the exons ATGAAACTTGCTGATCCAGATGATTCATTTTCGAACTTACCAATTGAGATTCTAATCGGTGCAGATTTCTACTGGATTGTTATGAATTCTGAAGCTCCAGTCAGGTTGTCGGATTCTCTGGCCTTGCTCCCATCAAGTTTTGGTTGGGTACTTAGTGGAACTCGATCACACGCGACAGTTTCCTTCATTTCAACGGTTCATAATGTTGATGTGGATACTTCAACTCAGGAATTAGATAATGTGGTACGAAATGTCTGGAACTTAGAGAGCATTGGCATGCAAccaacacaagaaaaaataagtccTCACAACTCTGAACTCTTGACGAACTTTCATCAATCTTTTGAAATCATCGATGGTAGAAGAGTTGTAAAATTGCCTTGGAAACCAGAAGTTCAACTTTCGTCGAACAATTATGAAGTCGCAATTCAACGATTTAAATCTTTAACAAGGAAAATGCATGCAAATTcagaattcaaagaaaaatatattgagcaCATGCAAGATTACATTGATAAAAAACACGTTGAAGTTGTCTCAGAAACACATAATGAGGAAGGTTTATATTACTTGCCCCATCACGCTGTAAAGAAAATCACAAATGGAGAAACTAAGTGGCGTATAGTTTTTGATGCATCTTCACATTCTCCAGGTCACCCATCTTTGAACGACGCTCTTGAAGTAGGACCAAATCTTCTTCCCGATATCTTAGCCACATTGTTGAGATTTCGACTTTCTAAAATAGCAATCACTAGTGATGGGCGACAAGCATTTCTGCAGCTGATTCTAGCAGAAGAAGACAGAGATGCAACACGATTTATTTGGTACAATACTACATATACTCCTGATGGGAAACTCTGCACTGAAGATAAAATTGTAACCTATCGATTCACACGTCTTCCATTTGGACTCGTCTCTAGTCCATTTTTATTAGCAGCTTCTCTTCGTGAATTGGCTACAAAACACAAACAAGCATATCCTACAGCAACTAGACACATTGAGAATAACACCTATATGGATGATTTT GACAATATCATTAACATCCGAATTGGCGATATTGTACTTCTACAAGAAGATGTCCGACCACGTCACATGTGGAAGAAAGCTAGAGTGGTGAACTTGCATGAAGGACGAGATGGAAAAATAAGATCCTGTGAGCTGAGAGTTAATGGTCACAATATAACCCGTCCGGTAGCTCTGGTCATCCCTCTCGAGGTCGACCAGGGTGGGGAGGATGTTGAGGTTTGA